One segment of Cherax quadricarinatus isolate ZL_2023a chromosome 60, ASM3850222v1, whole genome shotgun sequence DNA contains the following:
- the LOC128694376 gene encoding LOW QUALITY PROTEIN: regulator of nonsense transcripts 1-like (The sequence of the model RefSeq protein was modified relative to this genomic sequence to represent the inferred CDS: inserted 3 bases in 2 codons; deleted 2 bases in 1 codon; substituted 1 base at 1 genomic stop codon) yields MPSEKNLNVVQRESFFDDTFFKENWEDFDRAVQSIVDKFDNRGLKVDQGSRTECRDVYSKIRTRKIGQDLYASQALQITEKDGKFQAVMDVKDFNPGELQVRAVDDRIVVEGSYQKVSEDGALSSWKSFYKEFTLHPAADIDLVTTALSKDGVLTIKAPKKEGAXVSEVPKISSSSTSSSSVQKSAFSDGGSTSSFKSTSSKTVIQSSSSFESSSNDGLEGLPKEMREKLMFSDSGFGSLKTSTCSSPAPSEAGSESSRVSSTMEFDLGKRAPMRXNVTSPSQPTPQPVFQQTFQPMYQQGPYPQPQSPLQSQFQSPQPQFQSPQPQFQSPQLQFQSTQPQFQSTQPQFQSTQPQFQSTQPQFQSQQPQFQFPQHQFQSPQPQFQSPQTQFQPXPQAQFQPSQPQFQPSPKNQSPTNGQGSGNQSNISVTEENGRRILTSQTSNVVKEKDGFMEHKETAAEITDKECQAARREATTKILHEKEDPEGKFKRSEAADAAEVSESCIQHMPNGPVMSVKKSSSSTSSLKKSFSSTTGDAGPFFQSPEFPPGFGDLKNLMNRGQSLMSKMSTDSMASTLSGRSGFTDMSNFSHFSDSSSQYSGMSNFSNMSNFSDMSRMSSRLPNQNVQNTGNMAQDFNSRINKSFSSSSNFGDNF; encoded by the exons ATGCCTTCTGAGAAGAATCTGAATGTGGTCCAGCGAGAGAGCTTCTTCGATGACACCTTCTTCAAAGAGAACTGGGAAGACTTCGACCGTGCAGTTCAGTCAATCGTGGACAAGTTTGATAACAGAGGACTCAAGGTTGATCAGGGATCCAGGACAGAGTGCCGGGATGTGTACAGCAAGATCCGTACAAGGAAGATTGGCCAGGACCTGTATGCTTCACAGGCTCTCCAGATCACAGAAAAGGATGGTAAattccaggctgtgatggacgtGAAGGATTTTAATCCTGGGGAGCTGCAAGTGCGAGCTGTAGATGATCGAATTGTGGTAGAAGGATCCTATCAGAAGGTCTCGGAGGATGGTGCTTTGTCATCATGGAAATCATTTTATAAGGAGTTCACACTGCATCCAGCTGCTGATATTGATCTGGTCACTACTGCACTCTCAAAGGATGGGGTTCTCACTATCAAGGCACCAAAGAAGGAGGGTG AAGTGAGTGAGGTCCCCAAGATAAGTAGCAGCAGCACCTCATCCTCCAGTGTCCAGAAGTCAGCCTTCAGTGATGGAGGGTCCACCTCGTCCTTCAAAAGCACCTCCTCAAAGACTGTTATTCAGTCCTCATCCAGTTTTGAGAGTTCCTCTAATGATGGCCTTGAAGGCTTGCCAAAGGAGATGAGGGAGAAGTTGATGTTCAGTGACTCGGGATTT GGTTCGCTGAAGACCAGCACGTGCTCTTCACCGGCACCCAGTGAAGCTGGATCGGAATCATCTCGAGTTTCATCTACCATGGAGTTTGATTTGGGGAAAAGAGCTCCCATGCG TAATGTTACAAGTCCTAGCCAGCCCACACCCCAGCCTGTATTTCAACAGACATTTCAGCCCATGTATCAACAAGGTCCTTATCctcaaccacagtcaccactccAATCCCAGTTCCAGTCACCCCAGCCCCAGTTCCAGTCACCCCAGCCCCAGTTCCAGTCTCCACAGCTCCAGTTCCAGTCTACACAGCCCCAGTTCCAGTCTACACAGCCCCAGTTCCAGTCTACACAGCCCCAGTTCCAATCTACACAGCCCCAGTTCCAGTCTCAACAGCCCCAGTTCCAGTTTCCACAGCACCAGTTCCAATCACCCCAGCCTCAGTTCCAGTCACCACAAACCCAGTTCCAACCCTAACCACAAGCCCAGTTCCAACCCTCACAGCCCCAGTTCCAACCTTCACCAAAAAACCA GTCTCCAACAAATGGCCAAG GATCGGGAAATCAATCTAACATAAGTGTTACAGAGGAGAACGGCCGACGTATTCTCACCTCCCAGACCTCCAATGTTGTGAAAGAGAAGGATGGCTTTATGGAGCACAAAGAAACTGCAGCTGAGATTACTGATAAAGAATGTCAGGCTGCCAGGAGAGAAGCAACTACCAAGATATTGCACGAGAAAGAGGACCCAGAAGGAAAATTCAAGCGTTCAGAGGCAGCTGATGCGGCCGAAGTGAGTGAATCTTGTATACAACATATGCCTAATGGCCCTGTGATGTCTGTCAAGAAAAGCTCATCTAGCACATCTTCCCTCAAGAAGTCTTTTTCCTCTACAACTGGGGATGCAGGTCCATTTTTCCAAAGTCCAGAGTTTCCTCCTGGATTTGGTGACCTGAAAAACCTTATGAATCGTGGGCAATCCCTAATGTCTAAGATGTCAACAGACTCCATGGCTTCTACTTTATCCGGAAGGTCTGGATTCACCGATATGTCTAATTTCTCTCATTTCAGTGATTCTTCTTCACAATATTCTGGTATGTCAAACTTTAGCAATATGTCCAATTTTTCTGATATGTCTCGGATGTCCTCAAGGCTGCCAAACCAGAATGTCCAAAACACTGGCAATATGGCCCAAGACTTCAACTCGAGAATTAACAAGTCtttctcctcatcttccaacttTGGTGATAATTTTTaa